The DNA region GAACCATAAAAGGATCTGTAACAATGAAAATTCGTTGATTCTTATAAGTGCTTAGTCCCTTTAAAACATCGGCTCCAATATGTAGCGTAGTGGGAAAAGTAATAGTTTCCAATGGTCTGCTCCTTTCATTTCTTCAAAAAAAGCCGCAAAAAAGACAAGGACATCTTTTTCACGGCTTCATTGCTCGTTAAAAACACTACTTCGTGTTTTTTATTCAATTTAGTTTTTTGGACACAAAAAATAGGCTTCAACCGTTGCGGTGTACTTCGTCGTACATCTCTCACATTTTTGTGTGTTCTTTCGTAGCTGTATGCTAAAAAGAACGCTCCATGTGCCCTATTGTCTTGCCTCGAAACAATAGTACGGGGTATTGAAACAGAAAGACCTGACTTATAGCATAGCTGCTCATTACAGTGGCGGGACCGTATTGGAATCTAACCAAACTTCCATCTAAATCAATACATATTCAATTTCTACACTTGTATGATAGCACACTCAAAAAAAAGAAACAAGTTTTTTTCTAGTAATTTTTTTTCCTAAAAGGATAGCTTTTTCGTTATAATAGAGATATCTCAACTAGAAAGCAGTGAAGTTAGTGAAAACAGAACGTTTACTCGGAATCATCATGATTCTTTTAGATAGAAAACAAATCAGCGCAACAAAGCTGGCTGAACTATTCGAAGTCTCTGTCCGGACTATTTACCGCGATATCAACTCTCTAAGCGAAGCTGGTGTCCCTGTTACTGCTTTACCGGGTGTAAATGGCGGCATTCAGATCATGGACAACTACAAGATCGATAAGCATTTTTTTACTTCAACTGATATTACCTCTTTATTGATCGCTTTAGAAAGTTTGTCCAGTAATGTTTCAGCGGTTCAAGCAAATCAAACGGCTGAAAAAATCAAAACCCTTGTACCTGACCATCTTTCAGAAGAAATCAAGTTAAAGTCCCATCAAATCTCTATCGATTTAACACCTTGGACAAGCAATCAACCACTACAGCCTTTTTTAGAGACCATTAAATCAGGGATGGAACGGCATCAATTATTGCGTTTTGACTATTCAGATAATCAAGGCATGAAAACCACAAGGACAGTCGAACCTTATCGTCTCGTCTTAAAAGAGATCAGCTGGTACCTACAAGCTTTTTGCTTGGAAAGAAACGATTTTCGAACCTTTAAGCTCTCTCGAATCAGCCATCTAGATTTACTAGAAAAGGCGTTCACTCCTCGAGAATTCCAGCCTAAACCTTTAGGAAAAGAACCGTTTTATGGTAAAAAATGGACGACCATTACTTTGAAAGTGACTTATAAAGTAAAGGAGCAACTAGTAGATAAATTCGGACAGCTAGATTTCATTGAAACACCAGAAGTTGATAAAATAATTGTCGAATTTCCCTTTATGGAAGATGACTTTGGTTATCATTTATTGATGGGATTTGGCAATCAATGTGAATGTCTGGGTCCTGATCATGTTCGCGATGAACTAAAGCGCCGGTTTGAAGAACTACTTCATATTTATCAGAATTAAAAAAATCCCAGCTCATATGATTACCGTATGAGCTGAGATTCTTTTATTTTTTCTTTTTACCGCCAAAAGCATCTTTCATTTTATCAAAGAAACCCTCGTCTTGTTGTTCTTCTACTGTTTGACCGCCTGCTTTTGCAAACGTCCGCAATGCTTCTTTTTGTTCTTCGTTCAAGTTTTTCGGCGTGATGATCTTCACTTTGACATGTTGGTCACCATTGGCACCACCACGTAAACGCGGCGCACCTTTTCCTCTTAAACGGAAGTTGGTCTCAGTTTGTGTACCTGCTGGGATTTTTAATTTAACATCGCCATGAACTGTTGGTACTTTCACTTCATCCCCAAGCGCTGCCTGTACAAAGCTTAATGGCAAATCATAATAGATCTCAGACCCTTCACGATCGAAGATATTGCTATCTTCCACACTGAAGACCACATATAGATCACCGTATGGTCCACCGTTCATGCCTGCTTCCCCTTGATTAGCTAATCGCATTTGTTGTCCGTCTTCTACACCTGCTGGTACATTGACTTTGACTTTATGCGCTTTTTTCTCATGCCCTGTACCATGACAAGTTGGACATGGGTCCTTGATTTCTTTTCCTGTACCACGGCAGACATCACAGGTTTGACGACTCATCACGCGGCCAAGTGGTGTTTGACGTTCAACATTGATCGAACCTGAACCATGACATTTGTGACACGTTTCTGGATGTGTCCCCGGTTTGGCACCATTACCGCCGCAGGTACTACAGTTATCTTCACGATTGTATTTGATTTCTTTTTCGACACCAAAAATCGCTTCTTCAAATTTAAGTGTGACAGTGTATTGAAGATCAGCACCTTGTCTTGGCGCAGTTGGGTCCACAGTTCGTGAGCCGCCGCCAAAGAAGGAATCAAAAATATCCTCGAACCCACCGAAACCGCTGCTGCTGAATCCGCCGCCACCAAAGCCGCCGAAACCACCGCCACCGCCATAATTAGGATCTGTTCCCGCATGACCGTATTGATCATAGGCTGCTTTTTTCTGTGGATCACTTAAGATTTCATAAGCCTCAGAAACTTCCTTGAACTTTTCTTCAGCATCTGCTTCTTTGTTGATATCTGGGTGATATTGTTTCGAAAGCTTACGATATGCTTTTTTTATTTCATCATCTGAAGCACCTTTAGACAGACCCAGTACTTCATAATAATCTCTTTTAGCCATTAGTTCCCCTCCAACTATTATTCCATCTATAAAAGAACCGACATCTGTTTATTTCGATAAAAACATCGTTGTAATCATACCACAAATTAGGTAAAAGCAAAATAGCTTCCCTAAATTTGTACGCCTTTTCCCTTATAAATAAAGATAGGCAAAGACCAAAGCGATGACTTTGGTCCTTGCCAGCTTGTTACGAACAATGATTATTTATCGTCGCCTTCTACTTCTTCAAAGTCAGCATCTACAACATCGTCTGCTCCACCTTGGGCAGCTTCAGGATTTTCTTGCGCTTGTTGTTGTGCTGCTTGTTCATAAAGTTTAACCGTTAAGTTTTGTACGATTTCGTTTAATGAATCACGTTTTGCTTTCATTTGTTCGATATCGTTGGCTTCAACAGCAGCTTTCAATTCATCACGAGCGTCTTCTGCTTTCTTCACTTCATCTGCATCGACTTTGCCTTCTAATTCTTTCAATGTTTTATCAACAGTGAATAGTAAAGCATCCACATCGTTACGTAGATCAACCTCTTCTTTACGCGCTTTATCTGCTTCTGCATTAGATTCAGCGTCTTTCACCATACGTTCGATTTCTTCATCTGATAAACCAGAAGATGATTTGATCGTGATCGTTTGTTCTTTTTGTGTTCCTAAATCTTTGGCACGTACGTTTACGATACCGTTTTTATCAATATCGAAGCTTACTTCGATTTGAGGTACACCACGAGGAGCAGCTGGAATATCAGTCAATTGGAAACGACCTAATGTTTTGTTGTCTGCTGACATTGGACGTTCACCTTGCAATACATGGATATCTACGGCTGGTTGGTTGTCTGCTGCTGTAGAGAAGACTTGTGATTTACTTGTTGGGATCGTTGTATTACGATCGATCAATTTAGTAAACACACCACCCATTGTTTCGATACCTAATGATAATGGCGTAACGTCTAGTAAAACAACGTCTTTCACATCACCAGTGATAACGCCACCTTGAATAGCTGCACCCATCGCAACTACTTCATCTGGGTTTACTGATTTGTTTGGTTCTTTGTTTGTTTCTTTACGTACAGCTTCTACAACTGCTGGAATACGAGTTGAACCACCGACTAAAATAACTTCATCGATTTCAGATGGATTCAAACCAGCATCTTTCAACGCTTGACGTACAGGTGTTTTTGTACGCTCTACTAAATCGCTTGTCAATTCATCAAATTTTGCACGAGTCAAGTTCATTTCTAAATGCAATGGACCAGCGTCTCCTGCTGTGATAAATGGTAAGCTGATTTGAGTTGATGTCACACCTGATAAATCTTTTTTCGCTTTTTCAGCAGCATCTTTCAAACGTTGAACAGCCATTTTATCTTGTGATAAGTCAATGCCGTTTTCTTTTTTGAATTCAGCTACCATGTGATCGATGATTTTATTATCAAAGTCATCTCCACCTAATTCGTTATCTCCCGCTGTAGATAGTACATCAAAGACTCCGTCACCTAATTCAAGGATCGATACGTCAAAAGTACCACCACCAAGGTCAAATACTAAAACTTTTTCGTCTTTATCTGTTTTGTCTAAACCATAAGCTAAAGCTGCAGCTGTTGGTTCGTTAACAATACGTTCAACTTCTAAACCAGCGATTTTACCAGCATCTTTTGTTGCTTGACGTTGTGCATCGTTAAAGTAAGCTGGCACAGTGATAACCGCTTTATCTACTTTTTCGCCAAGGTATTCTTCTGCAAACCCTTTTAGATATTGTAAAATCATCGCAGAAATTTCTTGCGGTGTATAAGATTTGCCATCTGCTTCTACTTTGAATCCTGCTTCACCCATGTGACGTTTGATTGATGAAATTGTATGTGGGTTTGTAACAGCTTGACGTTTTGCTACTTCACCAACTTGGATTTCACCGTTTTTGAATGATACAACAGAAGGTGTTGTACGATTTCCTTCTGGATTAGCAATGATTTTTGCTTCTCCGCCTTCTAATACTGCAACTGCTGAGTTTGTTGTTCCTAAGTCAATACCAATAATTTTACTCATAATTAATGATCTCCTATCTCTGTTTTGATTTTTGTTGTATTCAATTTATATCATGCAAGTTTTCGTTTTGTCACTATTGTGCAACAACAACCATACTCGCTCGTAAAACACGATCATGTAGCTTATAGCCTTTTTGCAGCACTTCCACGATTGTATCTGCTGGTGTATCATCGGTTGCAGGAATCGTTTGGACTGCCTGATGTAAATTAGGATCAAAAGGTTCGCCCATTGCTGGGATTTCTTCAATTCCTTCTTCTTTCAAAGCTGCTTGAACACTCTCCAGAACCATCGCGATTCCTTTTTTCAAGCTTGCACCTTGTTCATCATCGACTTCGATAGCCATTGCACGTTCTAGATTATCGATCGAAGGCAATAACTTTTTACCTAGATCCTGCGAACGATACCGAACAAGCAATTCACGTTCGTTCTTAAAGCGATTGCTCATATTAGCAATCTCTGCACGAGCTCTTAAAAATTTATCTTCCATTTCAGATAATTCATCTTGAGCTGTTTCAAGTTCTGATTTTTCAACTTCTGTTTCAGTTGTTTCAGAGACGACTGATTCATCGACTGAATTCGTCTGTTCTTCTTGTAATTCTTCATTAGTCTCTTCTTTACTCACTCTGGCAACTTCCCTTCTCATTTCCGTAGAATCAAAATTCTATATTTTTACTTTTTACTTATTCATCAAGGAAACGATAATAAGCTCCAAGTTTTGACGCTAATTCATGACGAAACACATCGACTAAGCCAAACATTTTTGAATACGGCATGCTTGTCGGTCCTAATAATGCGATCGTCCCTTTCCCATGTCCTGCTACTTCATACGATGCAGTGATCATACTCATATTATCCAATAGATCATTCCCGATCTCTGAACCGATTCGAATGGCGATCTTCGCGTCATTTTGTTCATCTGCCGTCAATAAATGTGTGATCGCATCTGTGTTTTGCATAAATGAGTACACAGATTTCAATTGATCCAAATCATTTTGCACACCAAAGTTAAATAAATTCATTCGACCACTGACAAATACTTTTTCTTCAAATGCATGTCCTAACATAGCATCAAATAAATTCATCATCCCATCAGGTGTTTGAAAATAACGATGTAAAATCATCGGTATCTCAGTCCGCAGACGATGATAGACGGTCAAAAGCGGCTGTCCAACTAATTTATCGTTGATGATCTGTGTCATCTTCTCTAGATCCTGACTGGAAACTGAAGCTGGTACCGCAAAGACCTGACTTTCGACATTGCCTTTGTCCGTCACGATGATCGCGATGATCTGCCGTTCATTCAAAGGAACGATTCGAAAACCAGTCAAGCGCCGCTCTTTCATTTCAGGTCCTAAAGAAAACGCTGTGTAGCTGGTCAATTCAGAAAGAATCTCTGCCGATTGCTCAATGATATCATTGATTTCGTGAAACTCTTTGCCAAAGGAATGACGGATCGTCTGTAATTCCTCATGTTCAATTTCTGTTGGACGCAATAAATGATCAACGTAATAGCGATAACCATCCATTGAAGGAATTCGACCAGAAGAAGAATGCGTCTTTAGCAGCAGCCCAAGCTCTTCTAAAGCTTTCATATCGTTACGAATAGTTGCTGAACTGGACTGGATCCCTTCTTCCATCAACTTCTTTGATCCAACGGGCATTCCTGTGTTTGTGTATTCCTGGATGATAAGTCGCAAAATATTCTTTTGTCTGTCAGTTATCATAGTTACCACCCTTCATTAGCACTCATGTTATTCAAGTGCTAATACAAGTATTAATATAGCAAGTTCTTTCTGAATTGTCAAGAGAAAAACATACTTTTTTAGCACTCTGTAGCAAAGAGTGCTAATTCTGGAACGCTAGAAAAAGCACAAGAGCTTTTATATATCAAAAGCTCTTGTGCCTCTTTTCTTTTTCCTGTTATTTATCGATCAAAAATTCTTCAAATACATCATTTCCAACGAACAACCCTTGTTCTGTTAGCTGAAGATAACCAGCTCGATCCGTAAGTAAACCACGCTTTACTAAGGTTAAAATCACTTCACCGTATACTTGCTCGATAGGAATACCAAATTTATCTTCAAACTGCTGCTTAGATACGCCTTTTTTCTTACGCAAACCTAAGAAAAGCTGTTCTTCCATTTGATTATCGATCGTCAATTTTTCCGATTCTACAACTGGTAATTGCCCATTGCGTAAAGGAGTTAGGTAATGCTGAATCGGTCCGTGATTACGGTAACGAGTATGACCTAAATAGCCGCTTGCTCCCGCACCAAAACCATAATAATGATCATTATCCCAGTAGACTAGATTATGCTGACTTTCTTTCCCAGGCAAAGCAAAATTGCTCACTTCATATTGCCGCCGTCCGCCTTTTTCCATCGCGATGATCGTTTCTTCAAACATTTGCGCCTCAACTTCTTGATCCGGCAATTGAAGACGGCCTTGTCTCACCCAGTTCATGAACATTGTTTTGTTTTCCAGTATCAATGAATACAAAGAATAATGCGGTAAATCAAGCTCGATCGCACGTTTTAATGTATCTCTAAAGCCTTCTAACGTTTGCCCCGGCAGCGCATAGATCAAATCGATACTTACATTGGAGAAATTTTCCTTTTCAAGGAACTTCATTGTGTCATAAACATCCTCCGCTGTATGCTTGCGACCAATTTTTTTCAGCAATTGGTTATCAAAGGTTTGAACCCCCATCGATAAACGATTGACTCCATATTCTTTCATCACATGGAGCTTTTCCTGCGTTAAATCGCCAGGGTTGGCCTCTACAGTAAACTCATTTTTAGCGTTGAATGGTAATAATGTACGAACTCCCTCCAGTAAAACAGCAAGCTGCTTAGCAGATAAGGAAGTCGGTGTACCTCCGCCAATATAGATTGTTTCCATTTCTTGGCTAGGAAATCGACTTTTCGTCAAGTCAATTTCTTTTAATAGCGCCTGAATATATTCATCTACCGGCTGTCCTTCAAGAAATACTTTATTGAAATCACAGTAGTAGCAGATATGTTCACAAAATGGAATGTGGATATATGCTGAAATTTTATTATTTCCTTTATTTGTTTCGATCATTGCAATCCATTCCTTTAAAATCAATATCTGTAGATTTAATTTCGTTTATTCTGTTGGCTAGTCATAATCTGTTGTCAGATTATTGATCCCCAATGCTTCCATCTTCTTGAATTCACTCTGAGGAACTCCCCACAGATTGACGGACAATCCTTTGTTCTGAGCTAGCGCGATCAAATCAGCACGATCTGCCACACTTTCATACTTGATATCCAAACCAGAATTTCCTCCAAGCTGGCTGACTTGTTCGATCATCTGCTCATCCAGCCTATTTGCCAACAGTTGAACCTGAACATCTGGAAGTCTTCTTTTAACTTCAACCAAATGCTTATAATCGAAAGAAATAACAACTGCTGTATTCGCCAATCCATAATAATTGATCGAATTGACTAAACTATCATAATCAGCAGCGTCTACTTTGTTTGCTTTAATTTCTATAAACGGAATACTTTGTTTTGTATTCATAACAGTTAAAAAGTCTTCCAATGTTGGAACAACCAATTGTTCTTCGGAATAATTTTCTTTATTCGATCCTTGGTCGATTCGCAAAGCGTTGATTTGAGCAAGTGTCAAATCGCTAACCTTCCCTTTACCATTCGTCATTCGATCAACGGACTGATCATGCATGATCACCCATTTTTTATCCTTAGTCAAGCGGATATCGGTCTCAATGCCCCAGCTATTTGACTGTTGAAACGCTGGAAGGGAATTTTCTGGTGCAGCTTTATGATTTCCTCGATGAGCAACATACCGAATATCATCCATCATTTCGCTCACTTCAACATTGTCTGCCGGAATATAGCCCTCTGTCGTTCTGTATATTTTCTTATCATTATTAAAAACGATTCCTCTAACATAGGCCATACTATTAGCAGAGAGTTGCCGAACAGCTTTTGACAACTGGCGGTTTTGGTAAAGAGCCGTCTCCTGCATCAATCGGATACGAACAGGACGGCGTAAATTGATTTCTACCGCACCAGCATCGCTCTCAGCTTTTAATCCATTCTTACCAATGAACTCAGTATTTGCATGATAAATGCCATTGATAAAATCAAAATCCTCATAATCCACATGAACCTTATAGGAATTGCCTTCTTGACGTTTAGCATCATATACTTTTTTATCACTCTGATCTTCTTTTGACCAGACAGTTGCCGTTAATTTTTCCGTATCTGATTTACTTGATACTGAAAGATTGATTTCAAATTGGCCTTTTGAAACCTCTGTACCGTCAATTTCAGATTGAAGAGTCGGCTGATCTACAGTAAAGTTTCCAAATGGAACCGTTTCTATCTCACCATTTTCTCTAGTGATTTTTAGAGTTACTTGATAATCGCCAGCTTCTTGATGATTCTTGATCAAAACATCTGTATCCCACGTATTCGTTTCAGAATGATAAACGGCTTGATAGGTTTTTAGATCGTTCGTTCCATCTGTTTCACCAAAAACACTAAATTCAACTGTTTTAAGATGATTTGCACTTTCTAAATCTGCACTAAGCCTATAAGTCGTTTGTTTGTTATCCTGATTCAACAAACGGAAAGACGGACGTTCAGGCGGATAATAAACAGACTTATTTTTCGCTAACCTCTCGATCGACGATTCTGCAAAATCAGGATTTAAACGGCTCCCATCTTCTAGGATCACATCTTCTTTCTGCTTATCGGCAAGAGTAATGGCTAAAGGCGATGGAGAAAATCGGTATCCTTCATATGATGGATTCGAATGATCTTGATAATCTAAATTTATATAAAACCAAATCAAAAAAGAAACACCGCTCAGAATAATGACGATCAACAAAATCGAAAGAGTTACACGCTTCTTTTTTCTTTTAGCTGCCTGCTCTTTTTTCTTTTGTTTTTTCTTTGACGGCTTCTTCTTATCTTTTTTTTCTGCCATAAACCTCTCCTTGACTATTTTTTATCCATTTTCTACAAAGTATAACGCGTACCTATCCACTCGAGCACAAATTTAGGATAGTTTATAAAAACTTTATATTATCTAATTTTCTCAAGCAAAAAACTGAACGTTCACCACATTTGCCCAAACCGTTTTTAATTTGGTCGTTGACTCAATTCTCTTGTGAAAAGTAATCAGTTGTATCCTGCTCATCTTGTTTCAATTGCACGATCAAACTATCAGCACCATCAAATTTCACTTGGTCTCTTAAATAATGATTCCAGCTTACAGTCACTTGTTCACCATAAATATCCTGATGAAAATCTAAAATATACACTTCTACAGTCAATTCCCGACCATCACCAAATGTATCATTATGACCGATCGACCCCATTCCAACATACCATCGTTCACCGATCTTGATTTTGACAGCATAGACACCGATCCTTGGCAAACGAACCGTACTTTTTACTTTGATATTCGCTGTTGGAAAGCCTAGTAAACGACCTCTAGCATCTCCATGAACAACCGTCCCATCTGTCTCATAAACATACCCTAACAATTCGGAAGCTTCTTCCATTCGACCTTGTTCCATCAAGGAACGAATTCGAGTGGAACTTATTTTTTCACCGGCTAACTCTTCTTTACTGACAGTGATCACTTTAAAGCGGTCTTTTGCATAACCAGGTAGATGAGCCACATCCGCAATGTCTTTAGGACCATAGGTATAATCGAACCCTGAAACAGCTGCTTTTCCATGTAAGCCTACAATATATTGATCAATAAAATCCTGCGGCGCCAAATGAGCAAACGCAGAAGTAAACTCGATCACGTATAAAATATCAACTCCTAAGCGTTCCATCAAACGTTCTTTTTGCTCTAAGCTGCTCAAATATTTCATATTTTCGGGCAACACCTTTTGAAAAACAATCGAAGGATGCTGATTAAACGTCATAACGGCTAATTTTAAGTTGTGTTCTTCAGCATATTTTTTACCCGTTTCAATCACCTTTTGATGTCCACGATGAACACCATCGAAAAAACCTAATACCATTACTACTTCATCTGACGGAATTTGTTCTGGTTGATAAGGATGTCGAATTGAAATCACTTGCATACTAAAACTTCTTTCTATTAATTATTTCGTAAGACTTTGCTTGGTTTTAAAACATTTTCTTTCGTTGGATGAGCCATATAAAGACTAACAACCTGATCATGATAAAATAAAGCAACTAGCTCTTCTGGCATTTCATTTAGTCCTAATTCATTTTTAGTCAATCGAACACCATTTTTGACCTTTTGATAAAGCTCATCTGACAAATCGATCCGCTGAAAATCAGTAACTGCTGTCTCGATCGGTAATAATACTTGATCTATAGCTTCTTGCGCCATTTTTTCTGCGACTTGTTCCAATGATAAACATTGGCTAGCAGTCAGCCCGCCGCTTGCTGTTCTTGTTAAGTCAGACATATGGGCCGGCACTTCTAAAAGTGCCCCTGTATCGACAGATAGTGTTCGAACATAAGTCCCTTTGCCGCAAACTACTTTAAAGCGCCAGCTCTGTGTGCCGTTTATTGAATCAAATACCGGCTCAGAAGTTCGTTCAAACGAATGAATCTGTGCAGTTCGTTTTGGACGCTCTACTTCTTCACCATTTCTTGCATACTCATAAAGACGCTTACCATTTACTTTGACCGCTGAAAACATGGGCGGAATTTGCGTGATCGTACCTGTCATTTGCTGCATTGCGGCATCGATTTCTGTTGTTGTAAAAGGCGCTGCTAATTTATGTTTTTCAACTATTTCTCCACTACTATCTTCAGTTGTTGTAGAAAAACCTAAGGTGATTTCCCCTTCGTAGGTTTTCCCTGAATCAACCATATATTCGATCACTTTGGTTCCTTTTCCGATACAAATCGGCAAGACACCCGAAACATCAGGATCTAAGGTCCCGCCGTGACCAATTTTTTTTGTATGTAAAATTTTCCTTAATTTGAATACGCAGTCATGACTTGTCATTCCACGTTCTTTCCATAAAGGTAAAATACCATCCATCGATTTAGCCTCCTAATACGAAGATTACTAACTTGCTTATTATAACATAGAAGCATATGAAAATTCATTCTTTCAAGGTCAAGTAAGC from Enterococcus sp. 9D6_DIV0238 includes:
- a CDS encoding helix-turn-helix transcriptional regulator; the encoded protein is MKTERLLGIIMILLDRKQISATKLAELFEVSVRTIYRDINSLSEAGVPVTALPGVNGGIQIMDNYKIDKHFFTSTDITSLLIALESLSSNVSAVQANQTAEKIKTLVPDHLSEEIKLKSHQISIDLTPWTSNQPLQPFLETIKSGMERHQLLRFDYSDNQGMKTTRTVEPYRLVLKEISWYLQAFCLERNDFRTFKLSRISHLDLLEKAFTPREFQPKPLGKEPFYGKKWTTITLKVTYKVKEQLVDKFGQLDFIETPEVDKIIVEFPFMEDDFGYHLLMGFGNQCECLGPDHVRDELKRRFEELLHIYQN
- the dnaJ gene encoding molecular chaperone DnaJ; protein product: MAKRDYYEVLGLSKGASDDEIKKAYRKLSKQYHPDINKEADAEEKFKEVSEAYEILSDPQKKAAYDQYGHAGTDPNYGGGGGFGGFGGGGFSSSGFGGFEDIFDSFFGGGSRTVDPTAPRQGADLQYTVTLKFEEAIFGVEKEIKYNREDNCSTCGGNGAKPGTHPETCHKCHGSGSINVERQTPLGRVMSRQTCDVCRGTGKEIKDPCPTCHGTGHEKKAHKVKVNVPAGVEDGQQMRLANQGEAGMNGGPYGDLYVVFSVEDSNIFDREGSEIYYDLPLSFVQAALGDEVKVPTVHGDVKLKIPAGTQTETNFRLRGKGAPRLRGGANGDQHVKVKIITPKNLNEEQKEALRTFAKAGGQTVEEQQDEGFFDKMKDAFGGKKKK
- the dnaK gene encoding molecular chaperone DnaK; amino-acid sequence: MSKIIGIDLGTTNSAVAVLEGGEAKIIANPEGNRTTPSVVSFKNGEIQVGEVAKRQAVTNPHTISSIKRHMGEAGFKVEADGKSYTPQEISAMILQYLKGFAEEYLGEKVDKAVITVPAYFNDAQRQATKDAGKIAGLEVERIVNEPTAAALAYGLDKTDKDEKVLVFDLGGGTFDVSILELGDGVFDVLSTAGDNELGGDDFDNKIIDHMVAEFKKENGIDLSQDKMAVQRLKDAAEKAKKDLSGVTSTQISLPFITAGDAGPLHLEMNLTRAKFDELTSDLVERTKTPVRQALKDAGLNPSEIDEVILVGGSTRIPAVVEAVRKETNKEPNKSVNPDEVVAMGAAIQGGVITGDVKDVVLLDVTPLSLGIETMGGVFTKLIDRNTTIPTSKSQVFSTAADNQPAVDIHVLQGERPMSADNKTLGRFQLTDIPAAPRGVPQIEVSFDIDKNGIVNVRAKDLGTQKEQTITIKSSSGLSDEEIERMVKDAESNAEADKARKEEVDLRNDVDALLFTVDKTLKELEGKVDADEVKKAEDARDELKAAVEANDIEQMKAKRDSLNEIVQNLTVKLYEQAAQQQAQENPEAAQGGADDVVDADFEEVEGDDK
- the grpE gene encoding nucleotide exchange factor GrpE, with product MRREVARVSKEETNEELQEEQTNSVDESVVSETTETEVEKSELETAQDELSEMEDKFLRARAEIANMSNRFKNERELLVRYRSQDLGKKLLPSIDNLERAMAIEVDDEQGASLKKGIAMVLESVQAALKEEGIEEIPAMGEPFDPNLHQAVQTIPATDDTPADTIVEVLQKGYKLHDRVLRASMVVVAQ
- the hrcA gene encoding heat-inducible transcriptional repressor HrcA, whose translation is MITDRQKNILRLIIQEYTNTGMPVGSKKLMEEGIQSSSATIRNDMKALEELGLLLKTHSSSGRIPSMDGYRYYVDHLLRPTEIEHEELQTIRHSFGKEFHEINDIIEQSAEILSELTSYTAFSLGPEMKERRLTGFRIVPLNERQIIAIIVTDKGNVESQVFAVPASVSSQDLEKMTQIINDKLVGQPLLTVYHRLRTEIPMILHRYFQTPDGMMNLFDAMLGHAFEEKVFVSGRMNLFNFGVQNDLDQLKSVYSFMQNTDAITHLLTADEQNDAKIAIRIGSEIGNDLLDNMSMITASYEVAGHGKGTIALLGPTSMPYSKMFGLVDVFRHELASKLGAYYRFLDE
- the hemW gene encoding radical SAM family heme chaperone HemW produces the protein MIETNKGNNKISAYIHIPFCEHICYYCDFNKVFLEGQPVDEYIQALLKEIDLTKSRFPSQEMETIYIGGGTPTSLSAKQLAVLLEGVRTLLPFNAKNEFTVEANPGDLTQEKLHVMKEYGVNRLSMGVQTFDNQLLKKIGRKHTAEDVYDTMKFLEKENFSNVSIDLIYALPGQTLEGFRDTLKRAIELDLPHYSLYSLILENKTMFMNWVRQGRLQLPDQEVEAQMFEETIIAMEKGGRRQYEVSNFALPGKESQHNLVYWDNDHYYGFGAGASGYLGHTRYRNHGPIQHYLTPLRNGQLPVVESEKLTIDNQMEEQLFLGLRKKKGVSKQQFEDKFGIPIEQVYGEVILTLVKRGLLTDRAGYLQLTEQGLFVGNDVFEEFLIDK
- a CDS encoding glycerophosphodiester phosphodiesterase family protein; this translates as MAEKKDKKKPSKKKQKKKEQAAKRKKKRVTLSILLIVIILSGVSFLIWFYINLDYQDHSNPSYEGYRFSPSPLAITLADKQKEDVILEDGSRLNPDFAESSIERLAKNKSVYYPPERPSFRLLNQDNKQTTYRLSADLESANHLKTVEFSVFGETDGTNDLKTYQAVYHSETNTWDTDVLIKNHQEAGDYQVTLKITRENGEIETVPFGNFTVDQPTLQSEIDGTEVSKGQFEINLSVSSKSDTEKLTATVWSKEDQSDKKVYDAKRQEGNSYKVHVDYEDFDFINGIYHANTEFIGKNGLKAESDAGAVEINLRRPVRIRLMQETALYQNRQLSKAVRQLSANSMAYVRGIVFNNDKKIYRTTEGYIPADNVEVSEMMDDIRYVAHRGNHKAAPENSLPAFQQSNSWGIETDIRLTKDKKWVIMHDQSVDRMTNGKGKVSDLTLAQINALRIDQGSNKENYSEEQLVVPTLEDFLTVMNTKQSIPFIEIKANKVDAADYDSLVNSINYYGLANTAVVISFDYKHLVEVKRRLPDVQVQLLANRLDEQMIEQVSQLGGNSGLDIKYESVADRADLIALAQNKGLSVNLWGVPQSEFKKMEALGINNLTTDYD
- the ribF gene encoding riboflavin biosynthesis protein RibF, with protein sequence MQVISIRHPYQPEQIPSDEVVMVLGFFDGVHRGHQKVIETGKKYAEEHNLKLAVMTFNQHPSIVFQKVLPENMKYLSSLEQKERLMERLGVDILYVIEFTSAFAHLAPQDFIDQYIVGLHGKAAVSGFDYTYGPKDIADVAHLPGYAKDRFKVITVSKEELAGEKISSTRIRSLMEQGRMEEASELLGYVYETDGTVVHGDARGRLLGFPTANIKVKSTVRLPRIGVYAVKIKIGERWYVGMGSIGHNDTFGDGRELTVEVYILDFHQDIYGEQVTVSWNHYLRDQVKFDGADSLIVQLKQDEQDTTDYFSQEN
- the truB gene encoding tRNA pseudouridine(55) synthase TruB — encoded protein: MDGILPLWKERGMTSHDCVFKLRKILHTKKIGHGGTLDPDVSGVLPICIGKGTKVIEYMVDSGKTYEGEITLGFSTTTEDSSGEIVEKHKLAAPFTTTEIDAAMQQMTGTITQIPPMFSAVKVNGKRLYEYARNGEEVERPKRTAQIHSFERTSEPVFDSINGTQSWRFKVVCGKGTYVRTLSVDTGALLEVPAHMSDLTRTASGGLTASQCLSLEQVAEKMAQEAIDQVLLPIETAVTDFQRIDLSDELYQKVKNGVRLTKNELGLNEMPEELVALFYHDQVVSLYMAHPTKENVLKPSKVLRNN